A portion of the Panthera tigris isolate Pti1 chromosome E1, P.tigris_Pti1_mat1.1, whole genome shotgun sequence genome contains these proteins:
- the CCDC92B gene encoding coiled-coil domain containing 92B — protein sequence MDTVSLEHQIQSVQRHISFLKKEQMALLRDLHLEILRLQKRCSELTHDLEMREAQSHQQEAASRELESKCRALESQLAARAAANAELRREVAQREALVSALRCSLRTEERRFLEELRRRSHRATVLGTELQKHTEAAAYLSCQLHAARQRLQTPRPGPAAAAATEPRPRRRAQRARRPPAAEAAAKGPGRDWAAWDRAARTLDDIDPMPDPALFLYARRPPRPSGRSPRQPPPQEPPDRAGPPAARSPPSAPGEPE from the exons ATGGATACCGTGTCCCTGGAGCATCAGATCCAGAGTGTGCAACGCCACATCAGCTTCCTGAAAAAGGAGCAGATGGCCCTGCTTCGAGACCTGCACCTGGAGATCCTGAGGCTGCAGAAACGCTGCTCAG aactgactcatgacctggagatgaGAGAGGCCCAATCTCACCAGCAAG AGGCGGCGTCCCGGGAGCTGGAGAGCAAGTGCCGCGCACTGGAGTCGCAGCTGGCGGCGCGGGCGGCCGCCAACGCCGAGCTTCGGCGGGAGGTGGCGCAGCGCGAGGCGCTGGTGTCTGCGCTGCGCTGCAGCCTGCGCACGGAGGAGCGCCGCTTCCTGGAGGAGCTGCGGCGCCGCAGCCACCGCGCCACGGTGCTGGGCACCGAGCTGCAGAAGCACACCGAGGCGGCCGCCTACCTCTCCTGCCAGCTGCACGCGGCGCGCCAGAGACTGCAGACTCCGCGcccgggccccgccgccgccgccgccaccgagCCCCGGCCCCGCCGGCGCGCACAGCGGGCCCGCCGGCCGCCCGCCGCCGAGGCCGCCGCCAAGGGCCCGGGCCGGGACTGGGCCGCCTGGGACCGCGCGGCCCGCACCCTGGACGACATCGACCCCATGCCCGATCCAGCGCTCTTCCTCTACGCCCGGAGGCCCCCGCGGCCTAGCGGCCGTAGCCCGCGCCAGCCGCCTCCCCAGGAGCCCCCGGACCGAGCCGGCCCGCCGGCCGCGCGCAGCCCGCCCAGCGCGCCCGGGGAGCCGGAATAG